In Chloroflexota bacterium, the following are encoded in one genomic region:
- the nuoF gene encoding NADH oxidoreductase (quinone) subunit F, with protein MAEHILLRHRDIPNIKDLAVYQAHGGFEAFRKAVTEMQPDEVTEEVKKSGLRGRGGAGFPTGLKWAFMDKRNWPHYVIANGDESEPGTFKDREIMENNPFQFLEGVAIASYAVGAERAYVYLRGEFWHVAKWLDQKIAEMEAAGLLGDHIFGTDYSLRIYTHLGAGAYICGEETALMESIEGKRGQPRLRPPFPPTYGLYGKPTVINNVETLTNVPMIIAHGADWYHTFGTERSPGVKVFSLSGRVNKPGNYELPLGTIFRELIFEHGGGIIGGKKIKAIMPAGASSSLLPATNEVLDTPMDYESVPKVGGMLGSASVIVLDETVSITWLVRKTVNFFRHESCGKCTPCREGTYWMERLTERIAAGKGSLQDVETLYSVARQIQGKTFCPLGDFSTMAVVTGIERFREDFDAAVKAEASE; from the coding sequence ATGGCCGAACACATTTTGTTGCGACATCGCGACATCCCGAATATCAAAGACTTGGCGGTCTATCAGGCCCACGGCGGGTTCGAGGCCTTCCGAAAGGCCGTGACCGAAATGCAGCCCGATGAAGTCACCGAAGAGGTGAAGAAATCAGGGTTGCGCGGCCGCGGCGGTGCGGGCTTCCCCACGGGTTTGAAGTGGGCCTTTATGGACAAGCGCAACTGGCCCCATTATGTCATCGCCAACGGCGACGAATCGGAGCCGGGCACATTCAAGGACCGCGAAATTATGGAGAACAACCCCTTCCAGTTTTTGGAGGGGGTGGCCATCGCTTCGTATGCGGTTGGGGCTGAGCGAGCCTATGTTTACCTGCGCGGCGAGTTTTGGCATGTCGCCAAGTGGCTTGACCAAAAGATTGCCGAGATGGAAGCCGCGGGCCTGCTGGGCGACCATATCTTTGGCACCGATTACAGCCTGCGCATTTACACGCACCTGGGCGCAGGGGCTTACATCTGCGGCGAGGAAACCGCCCTGATGGAATCCATCGAAGGCAAGCGCGGTCAGCCTCGCTTGCGCCCGCCTTTCCCGCCGACGTATGGCCTTTACGGCAAGCCCACGGTCATCAACAACGTCGAAACGCTGACCAACGTGCCGATGATCATTGCCCACGGGGCCGATTGGTATCACACCTTTGGCACCGAGCGCAGCCCCGGCGTCAAGGTTTTCAGCCTTTCGGGGCGGGTGAACAAGCCCGGCAACTATGAACTGCCCCTCGGCACCATCTTCCGCGAACTGATTTTCGAGCACGGCGGCGGTATCATCGGCGGCAAGAAAATCAAGGCCATTATGCCCGCGGGGGCTTCCTCTTCGCTCTTGCCCGCCACCAACGAAGTGCTCGATACGCCCATGGACTATGAAAGCGTGCCTAAGGTCGGCGGCATGTTGGGCTCGGCTTCAGTCATTGTGCTCGACGAAACGGTTTCCATCACCTGGCTGGTGCGGAAGACCGTCAACTTCTTCCGCCATGAATCGTGCGGCAAATGCACCCCTTGCCGCGAAGGCACTTATTGGATGGAGCGGCTGACCGAGCGCATCGCTGCGGGCAAAGGCTCGCTCCAGGATGTGGAAACCCTCTACAGCGTTGCCAGGCAAATTCAGGGTAAAACCTTCTGCCCGTTGGGTGATTTCTCGACAATGGCGGTGGTCACCGGCATTGAACGCTTCCGCGAA
- a CDS encoding NADH-quinone oxidoreductase subunit A produces MMLAYMPIALLLLFATALAVLVVVIGDSFGPRHPNRAKYSPYESGMTPLGEGTRRQPIRFYRVAMLFILFDIEVVFFLPWAVVFRSLGLFGLIEMAVFIAIVLVGYIYAWKKGALEWD; encoded by the coding sequence ATGATGCTCGCATACATGCCCATTGCTTTGCTTTTGTTGTTTGCAACGGCGCTGGCTGTGCTGGTGGTCGTCATTGGTGATAGTTTTGGGCCGCGCCATCCGAACCGCGCCAAGTATTCACCATACGAATCGGGCATGACACCCCTGGGGGAAGGCACCCGCCGCCAGCCGATTCGCTTTTATCGCGTCGCGATGCTGTTCATCCTCTTCGACATTGAAGTGGTGTTCTTCCTGCCCTGGGCGGTGGTCTTCCGCAGCCTGGGGCTGTTTGGGTTGATTGAGATGGCTGTGTTCATCGCCATCGTGCTGGTGGGCTACATCTACGCCTGGAAGAAAGGAGCCCTGGAATGGGATTAG
- a CDS encoding NADH-quinone oxidoreductase subunit D — MLEPIEISAEELQHLVSERALKGETVLLNMGPQHPSTHGVLRLLVELDGEQVVNVVPDIGFLHTGIEKNMEAKRYWQAEVMTDRMDYLNPIGNNLAYCLAVEKLTGLEVPPRAQAIRVILAELQRISSHLVWLGTHLLDLGATSLFLYTFRERESILDIFEMVSGARMMTTYIRPGGLWRDVPDGFEETVRAFLKAFPRRLKQYEALVTKNPIYRDRTRHIGVLSREDAMRWGVTGPMLRASGVAYDTRKARPYCGYEQYDFDIPTQESGDVYGRYLVRVEEMRQSLRIIEQALDNLPGGAVRSDDRRYMPPPREEIGVSMESLIHHFKFWTEGFAPPKGSAYAAVESPRGTLAVFIESDGTPRPYRVHVRTPSFANLQALPVMAKGAMIADLVAIAGSVDIVLGDVDR; from the coding sequence ATGCTCGAACCCATTGAAATTTCTGCCGAGGAATTGCAGCATCTGGTCTCTGAGCGCGCGTTGAAGGGGGAGACCGTGTTGCTCAACATGGGGCCGCAGCATCCCTCCACCCACGGTGTGCTGCGTTTGCTGGTGGAGTTGGATGGCGAGCAGGTGGTGAATGTCGTGCCCGATATTGGCTTCCTGCACACCGGCATCGAAAAGAACATGGAGGCGAAGCGCTACTGGCAGGCTGAGGTCATGACCGATCGGATGGATTACCTCAACCCGATCGGGAACAACTTGGCTTATTGCCTGGCGGTGGAGAAACTGACCGGCCTGGAGGTGCCCCCGCGGGCGCAGGCCATTCGGGTTATTCTCGCCGAATTGCAGCGCATTTCTTCCCATCTGGTCTGGTTAGGCACCCACTTGCTTGACCTCGGCGCGACTTCGCTGTTCCTTTACACTTTCCGAGAGCGCGAGTCCATTCTCGATATTTTCGAAATGGTTTCCGGGGCGCGGATGATGACGACGTACATTCGCCCCGGCGGGCTGTGGCGCGATGTGCCCGATGGTTTCGAGGAAACCGTGCGAGCGTTCCTCAAGGCCTTCCCGCGGCGGCTGAAGCAATACGAAGCCCTGGTGACCAAGAACCCGATTTATCGCGACCGCACGCGCCACATTGGTGTGCTTTCCAGGGAAGACGCTATGCGGTGGGGCGTTACCGGGCCGATGCTGCGGGCCTCAGGGGTGGCTTACGATACTCGCAAAGCCCGGCCGTATTGTGGTTACGAGCAGTATGATTTTGACATTCCCACCCAGGAAAGCGGTGATGTTTACGGCCGCTACCTCGTGCGGGTGGAAGAGATGCGGCAGTCGCTGCGGATCATCGAGCAGGCGTTGGATAACCTGCCCGGTGGGGCGGTGCGCAGCGACGACCGCCGTTACATGCCCCCGCCGCGCGAGGAAATCGGCGTGAGCATGGAATCGTTGATCCATCACTTCAAATTCTGGACGGAAGGGTTCGCGCCGCCGAAGGGCTCGGCTTATGCTGCGGTGGAATCGCCGCGCGGCACCCTGGCCGTGTTCATCGAAAGCGATGGCACGCCCCGACCGTACCGTGTGCATGTGCGCACGCCTTCGTTTGCTAATTTACAGGCGCTCCCCGTGATGGCAAAGGGCGCGATGATTGCCGATCTGGTGGCCATTGCGGGTAGCGTTGACATTGTTTTGGGAGATGTTGACCGGTGA
- a CDS encoding NADH-quinone oxidoreductase subunit C has translation MSEERIQTVAATLAARMGTEVAHENGQVVVRLPRERIVEAATALRDEFGFQVAEDVTAVDYWQRREPRFDLVYHFFSYEHADMLTVRVAVDEGDEVPSITGVFPGANWYEREVYDLFGIPFTGHPDLRRIIMPYDWEGHPLRKDYPLGYEEVQFTFNFDEIQGRKVKGKR, from the coding sequence ATGAGCGAAGAGCGCATCCAAACCGTGGCTGCAACGCTGGCCGCACGCATGGGCACCGAGGTAGCCCATGAGAATGGGCAGGTGGTCGTGCGGCTGCCGCGTGAGCGTATTGTAGAGGCCGCCACGGCCCTGCGAGATGAATTCGGCTTTCAGGTGGCCGAAGACGTGACGGCGGTGGATTACTGGCAGCGCCGCGAGCCGCGCTTTGACCTGGTATATCACTTCTTCTCTTACGAACACGCCGACATGCTGACGGTGCGCGTGGCGGTGGATGAGGGCGACGAGGTGCCCAGCATTACGGGCGTTTTCCCCGGCGCAAACTGGTATGAGCGCGAGGTGTATGACTTGTTCGGCATTCCTTTCACGGGGCATCCTGATTTGCGCCGCATTATTATGCCCTACGATTGGGAAGGACACCCCCTGCGCAAAGATTACCCGCTGGGCTACGAGGAAGTGCAGTTTACCTTTAACTTCGATGAAATCCAGGGCCGCAAGGTCAAGGGGAAGAGGTAG
- a CDS encoding NADH-quinone oxidoreductase subunit B, which produces MGLEHKLGDLGIVTTTLEQAVNWGRTRSMWPALFGLACCAIEMMAAQASHYDMSRFGMELMRASPRQSDLMIVAGRVSRKMAPVVRRLYDQMPEPKWVIAMGDCASCGGVFNNYAVLQGVDEIIPVDVYVSGCPPRPEALIHGVLTLYEKVRGEKLSDWAVVEEEAA; this is translated from the coding sequence ATGGGATTAGAGCATAAATTGGGCGACCTGGGCATCGTGACGACGACGCTGGAACAGGCTGTCAATTGGGGGCGCACCCGTTCCATGTGGCCGGCGTTGTTTGGCCTGGCGTGTTGTGCTATTGAGATGATGGCTGCCCAGGCTTCCCACTACGATATGAGCCGCTTTGGGATGGAACTCATGCGCGCCAGCCCCCGCCAGTCGGACTTGATGATTGTGGCGGGGCGGGTGAGCCGCAAAATGGCCCCCGTGGTGCGCCGCCTTTACGACCAGATGCCCGAGCCCAAATGGGTGATTGCCATGGGCGATTGTGCCTCTTGTGGCGGTGTGTTCAATAATTACGCCGTGTTGCAGGGCGTGGATGAGATCATCCCGGTGGATGTGTACGTCTCTGGCTGCCCGCCGCGCCCGGAGGCGCTGATTCATGGCGTGTTGACCCTCTATGAAAAGGTCAGGGGCGAAAAGTTGAGCGATTGGGCCGTGGTTGAGGAGGAGGCGGCATGA
- a CDS encoding NAD(P)H-dependent oxidoreductase subunit E, whose protein sequence is MSSLAEKYPDEVQAILAKYPPEHKRSAVMSLLYLAQRDGGGYITKAAMEDVAEIAGISVSEVAAVVGFYSLYHDKPAGQYRIQVCTDVACALRGADKFVAELCDNLGIKIGETTPDGLVTVEEVKCLAACNHAPVFQVQTPDGLTYHQDMDIQAALELIEQWRKENTKA, encoded by the coding sequence GTGAGCAGCCTTGCCGAGAAGTATCCCGATGAAGTGCAGGCCATTTTGGCGAAGTACCCCCCGGAGCACAAGCGTTCGGCGGTCATGTCGCTGCTGTACCTTGCCCAGCGTGACGGTGGTGGCTACATTACCAAGGCGGCTATGGAAGACGTCGCAGAGATTGCAGGCATCAGCGTCAGCGAAGTGGCGGCGGTGGTGGGCTTTTACAGCCTTTACCACGATAAACCCGCAGGGCAATATCGCATTCAAGTGTGCACCGATGTGGCATGCGCCTTGCGCGGGGCCGATAAATTCGTGGCCGAGTTGTGTGACAACCTGGGCATCAAAATCGGTGAAACGACCCCCGATGGTCTGGTGACGGTGGAAGAGGTCAAGTGCCTCGCTGCCTGTAACCATGCCCCGGTATTCCAGGTGCAAACCCCCGATGGTCTGACTTATCATCAGGATATGGACATTCAAGCCGCGCTGGAACTTATCGAGCAATGGCGCAAGGAAAACACAAAGGCGTAA